CTGCGGAACAAAGTGCGAACAGCGAGAAACATGCTGCCTTTACCGGTTACGAAGCATCGCTTGAAGCGGCTTATGAGGTCGGCAGCCGCGTGGCGAAGGCGATCCTTGCAGGAGAGGCGCCGGCCACTGCGAAAGTGCGGTAATCGGGTGAATGTGGATGGGATTTTGTCCCGGATGATAGTTTCAAGGTCTGGACTTCAATGTAGAGCTGTTTTTGTGAGGCAAAACGACATGGCAATGATTACGACGGTGCAGCAGCACATTTTGCAGCAGCAACAGAATTTGTTGAAGTCGACGGGACGAGAGGCGACGGGAACGTTTAGCTGGTTACTGAGCGGTATTACGCTGGCGACCAAGATGATTGAAGCGAAGATTCGCGCGGCGGGTCTGAGTGATGTGTTGGGTGCAGCAGGCGCGGAAAATGTTCAAGGTGAACAACAACAGAAATTGGATGTGTATGCGAACCAAGCGCTGTTGCACTGCCTAGGGCTGCGCGATAGCGTTGCTGCCCTGGTAAGTGAAGAGGATGAGGAGCCGGTGACCTTCAACCGCGACTCTGAAACTGGAAAATACATCATCGTCTTCGACCCCTTGGATGGATCGAGCAACATCGATGTGAATGTGAATGTCGGAACAATCTTTAGCATCCTGAGGCGTATGCCTTCGGAATTGGGCACCCTGGAGGAGTCGATTCTACAGCCTGGATTTAGACAAGTGGCCGCTGGCTATGTCGTCTATGGGCCATCGACGGTGCTGGTCTATACGACAGGCAATGGAGTGTATGGTTTTACGCTGGACCCGAAGATCGGCGCATTTGTGCTGAGCAATGACAGGATGCAGATGCCGGAGCAGGGAAGCTATTACTCGGTGAATGAGGCGAATGCGGCAGGTTGGCCGGAGGAGTATCGCTCATACATTGCGATGCTGCGCGAAGGGAAGCTAGAGAAGACATACAGCTCGCGTTACATCGGGAGCCTGGTTGCGGATTTTCATCGCACTTTGCTGAAGGGCGGTGTCTTCCTTTATCCGCCGACGTTGAAGCAGCCTAAGGGCAAGCTACGACTGTTATATGAGGCAAATCCGCTGGCATTTATCGCGGAACAGGCAGGAGGTGTGGCAACGAATGGGACGGAGCGAATTCTGGATATTCGGCCTGAGGGGATTCATCAGCGAACTCCACTGTGTGTGGGAAGCCCGCGCGAGATGGAAGCGCTGCAGGGAGTTCTGGCAGGAGTGGTGGCGTCGTGAGCTTTTCTGCAATAGTGCTAGATATCCGTGAAGAGAGTCGCGTTGGTGGCAGACAGCGATGGCAGCTCCTGCTGGACAGAACGGAGTTCTCCCCGGGAGGAACGGGGATGCTGGAAGCGATCGCGCGCAGTGGAGCAAAACTGATTGTGCCGGTTTTCGGAATCGTCGAAGAGAACGGCGAGATCTGGCACCAGGTGGAGAAGCCTCTGATGGCGGGAACCGAGATTACCGGAACGGTTCACTGGAAGTGAAAGCGTTTTCGGATACATTTAGCCATTGG
This portion of the Edaphobacter sp. 4G125 genome encodes:
- the fbp gene encoding class 1 fructose-bisphosphatase, with translation MAMITTVQQHILQQQQNLLKSTGREATGTFSWLLSGITLATKMIEAKIRAAGLSDVLGAAGAENVQGEQQQKLDVYANQALLHCLGLRDSVAALVSEEDEEPVTFNRDSETGKYIIVFDPLDGSSNIDVNVNVGTIFSILRRMPSELGTLEESILQPGFRQVAAGYVVYGPSTVLVYTTGNGVYGFTLDPKIGAFVLSNDRMQMPEQGSYYSVNEANAAGWPEEYRSYIAMLREGKLEKTYSSRYIGSLVADFHRTLLKGGVFLYPPTLKQPKGKLRLLYEANPLAFIAEQAGGVATNGTERILDIRPEGIHQRTPLCVGSPREMEALQGVLAGVVAS
- a CDS encoding alanyl-tRNA editing protein; translation: MSFSAIVLDIREESRVGGRQRWQLLLDRTEFSPGGTGMLEAIARSGAKLIVPVFGIVEENGEIWHQVEKPLMAGTEITGTVHWK